Part of the Gammaproteobacteria bacterium genome is shown below.
TTACTAGCGCTAATTGGATTTGCTTTAGGCGCGATCAATATAGTTGCAGGTCAGGTATTGGTTCTGTATCTATTACTGTTTTTTATGCTGTTGGCAACGTATGGCTGGGGAGGAGCAAAAGCCTCTATATTTCCACTAGCAATACTGTCATTTGCAATACCCGTCTGGGACGTTATTGACGGAGTTCTACAACAAACTACCGCATTGATGTCTTATTATCTTGTTCAGTTGAGTGGTATACATATACTGAAGCAGGGAATTGATTTAGTTGTTCCTGCCGGAAGGTTTGAAGTTGCACCATCGTGCAGTGGAATTAGTTATTTTCTTGCAGCAGCGCCGCTGGCAATTATTTACGCTGCCCGGAATTTTGGATCAAAAAAGCATCAAACTATTGTTGTTGCTTCGATTGTTTTGGCAGCAATTGTTTCCAACTGGATTAGGGTTGCGATTATTGTTGTTGTTGGTGAAACGACAAATATGCAGCATAGCCTGGTTGAAGATCATTTCAATTTGGGGTGGGTGATTTTCGGTGTTTTCTTTATTGGTGCGATTTTAATTTTTAATAGAGTATTTCCAGGTCCTGGGGACGAAGCTCAAATTAATACTGAAACTCCCATTAGCTCCAAGGTCGCTGCGTCACACGCGACACTTCTATCAGCAGGAATTTTGATTATCTTTCTGGCAAATCTTACGATCACGCAAAAGCTGAATAATGTTTCTAGTGCATCTGCGCTGGAAGGTATCTCCGTGCCGAGGGAATTCACGTTGACTCAACCTATATCGTTGGCACGGAAAATTGATGTTCCAGGAGACGTGAATGTTGATTACTTGGCAGTGTCTATGGATTCGCCGGTATATTTGCGCATTAGTGGTTTTGAGAGACAAACTCAGGGATGGGAGATTGTCTCCTCGTTGACTAAACCAGAAAATTATTTTGAAACTCCAGGAGGATGGGTGGAGTATGCGGGAAAACGGAATCTTTCCTCTTTGGTTGTTAATAAATATTTTTTACACATTAATGGAATGAAGCGTTATGTGGTGTGGCAATGGT
Proteins encoded:
- a CDS encoding exosortase/archaeosortase family protein — protein: MNIRMPALGLHILFLATLALVLLMYSAGIEFLMLKWLNFDHGTYNHGFLLLAVAIYFFYKRFPAQKFSDERFKVVGAVCSVLLALIGFALGAINIVAGQVLVLYLLLFFMLLATYGWGGAKASIFPLAILSFAIPVWDVIDGVLQQTTALMSYYLVQLSGIHILKQGIDLVVPAGRFEVAPSCSGISYFLAAAPLAIIYAARNFGSKKHQTIVVASIVLAAIVSNWIRVAIIVVVGETTNMQHSLVEDHFNLGWVIFGVFFIGAILIFNRVFPGPGDEAQINTETPISSKVAASHATLLSAGILIIFLANLTITQKLNNVSSASALEGISVPREFTLTQPISLARKIDVPGDVNVDYLAVSMDSPVYLRISGFERQTQGWEIVSSLTKPENYFETPGGWVEYAGKRNLSSLVVNKYFLHINGMKRYVVWQWYFVNGHHTGVSVEAKLAEFAGYVRGNNAGAVIFLMVETGMEDSLIQFAQELTANER